The Helianthus annuus cultivar XRQ/B chromosome 11, HanXRQr2.0-SUNRISE, whole genome shotgun sequence region CCATCATAGAGGTAATATCAACATTCCAATGTTTTCATTAAAGTCGATTGTACATGAAAAAGTTGCATGTCAACATTTTGACACCTTTACTTATGGACGGGTCCATTAGGTTTATAATTATATCTCTAACGGATCAAACAGGTGAAACCATCTAAAAGAAACCATGTCAAAGACATCATGAACTCGGATACACTTAAAACCATGAATCTATACACAACGTGTGTAATATGTATATCTGAACGCGTTGGCATGTCAAGTTGTAAATGAGATGGACAAGTAATAAACATGCTAACGGGTTGTAAATGACTTATGATAAAAATGTAGATGGGTTGTAAACAACTTATAATAATACTTTAAAAGGGTTGTAAAAGACTTGGAAGCTCGGTTatacaaattatatatatatatatatatatatatatatatataaataattatttaagtttGATTGGTTTCCCGTTAATATTAGTTCAACCGGAATACAACCTATTTATCAAACGTGTTTATTAGAGTATCTGTAGTGGGGCGTGATGATTGGGAATTATCAACCTACGAACTCATATATTGTGACATAATAACATTGAATTGTAGGATGAAGGAAAGTTGAAAGAGCTACTGAGATACTGTTGTGCTTGTGgagccatcaccaccaccataaaGGGTGCCATTCCGGCCCTTCCTACCTCGTTGCAGGTGGACACCTTCCTCCACACCAATCGAAAGACCCTAGCATCGTGTGCTTTCCTTTGAAATGGTTTTTTATTGTCATTAATCAATCAATGTTTATAGGGCAAATAATGTGAGTCATGTTGATTACCGATTTTTCGGTGATTCTATCCGCGATTCTCAGTTAATGGTTTGTCTATGTGATCGGTTTATGTTGTTAATGCTAAGTTTTCAACGTACTGTTTGGTTCTATGCAACCAACTTATGAGAAATTATTAAAGTGATTATTATATAGTTCAAAGgactattttcagttttagttCTAACCGTTAAGAATATAATAGTATCAGGTAGTTAAAATGTACTTTAGCCGGCTAAAGGGTTAATGACGTGGCGGAGTGTGAGTAACTTTTAGATATATTTTAGGTACTTTTTCACTCGTTTCTTCAAGCTTTATATTTACTAAACACGATAtaacactatcactctctacaacacgttagggcaagtgcacccatcatttACGtaatatagtgatggtaagataccgaggttgtccaaggacacaatAACTTTTAATACCAgattatcgtcaacgtctaatcgacccaaactttgagaaaagattttaataagtaaactatatatataataaaagagaCAAATAAACAAGATGGAATCACTTGGTTCTGACTCATCTTTCATGTACCCTTTGATGATTTCCACactttgggttttttaagagattatcttggttatagtggcatgtccctcttttggaggcaacgctaccttCGGCCATATTGgtatgagtcagcagggatacagtcaacagtcccgcaaggccggagtattgaaagattattaaatgagttattaatgcaaaatgtgacATGTCCCTCTTTTAGAGGCAACGCTACTatcagccatattggtctgagtcagcaggtcCCGCAAGGCGGGTTTAaaattttaatagtagtttatttataaggtAGTTGATAACGTAAATGCTGAAAAATAGCAAAACCCTTTACTGAAATCCAATTTTTGACTTTCGCCAAGTTTGTAAGTTGAACCCCTATATTAATACAAATTATAAATTTGCTCATTATATGAAATGACTTCTAGTATTTTACCCTTTAGACATAAAGGGATACAACTATAAAAACTAACATGGTGATCATTACTAACCTATGCGAACTGAACAACATTCTAAAAAGGAGTTCAAAATAACACGAGAATTTACAATGGTTACAATGCAATTGCTTGTGGGTAAGTAGCATTAACCTCCATTCGCAACGTCCCCCAAACATGTTTGCAATTTTCCCACCTGACCTTCATGCGAGCCAGAAATGCCTCGGCCCACGCTTCCTTATCACCGTCTATGCTCAGTTCATAAGGTACTGAGAAACTGTTTCCACCAGTTTCATGTGTAAAAACCGCCATTTTCATGTTCCAAATATTATCGTCACCAGCAgccagaagaaaaaaaaaacacacataaGCTTAGAAACACAAACTATACAGTTGTACATTGAAGCTCATATATGCGTTAACGAGAGGCGTGGCATGTGGATAATATAGTTTTGAGCCTTTTTAATCTGAAAACTTAGCTAAAAAATAGAACGGGTCAAACTGGTTTGATAAGTCGAATGTATTCAAATGCTTACAGCCTCTTAGATAATTATATTATACTTTCAATAACATGATTTTTATAATTATACTTATAACACGTTACGTATTTAGAATATGAGCAAGAATAAAACAAAATAGAGCAAAGGACTTTAGGCTAATATGGGCGGCGTCCAacagtgccaggcagctgcctggcgcTTCCCCATTGGTCTagctaaattacgattttaccccgtTTAAATTTACTGTTTTACTATTGGTTTAGTTTTTCCCCCCTCCCAGCTAAATTACAGTTCTGCCCTTAGTTTAAATTCGCAGTTTTGCCATTTTTTccctgtcaaattacgatttgCCCCCGGTGTAAAATCGTAACTTTGAGCAGgaggcaaattcgtaatttttaactggggtTAAAATCGTAACATACCTGGACCAATGGGGAGTGCCAGGCATGGCAATACTGTAATTTTTTAGTGGGGGCAAAAATGTAATTTTGGGctagggtaaaatcgtaatttgtcaaAAGCTAAAGCGATGGCAATACTGTAAGTTTTAAGCAGGGGAGGCTGACCTCATTAATTCTTCTTGTGGAGGTTTTTTACTGGAGCTACTGTTCCTGCGGTATTATGTATACCAGGTTAGAACTATAATATTACAGATATGCGATATAAAATAAGAGGTACGATAAGAACAGTAAGCGCAAACCTGCGTACAAAAATGTTGAAAAGATTTAGCGATTTGGTGGAAAGATTATATACAGCATCTTGTATATGGTCCTTGCCAAATATATACACCACAGGGTAACCAAGAAGCCACCTGCAACGATGTTATCATATTTAGTCGCTGCATATGAGATTATAAACTTCCAAAGTTAAATataagtatatgtatatatatacacacacaagtGCCCGTTACATAGTCACATGTTATGAATTATGATAATTGTCTTTTCAAGGTAAAGACTTACCCGTTCAAAGTTGGCACAGTGACAGGCGTATCTTGCATAAAATGACTCAGATCGATGAAGTCTGAAGGCTGATTATTAACACGAAGGCGACAATCAGAAACATCATCCGTTGTTGCATCATCACAGAAGACTGAAAAGAATAGCTTCTGGAGTGATATAAATTGTGCACCTACGGAAATCTTTTCGACCTCAGTTACCATCTGAACAATTAATATAAAAAAGCGTTTATAAAAAGAATAAACGAACAAAATGACTTGAaagatatataaataaataattaaatagaTCGGATGGTATTTAAGTTTTAACCTTCGGTGGATCCTGTTCAAGATCAACAAAATACAGTTCCAGTTCTTTGTTAATCGTTAATTTAATAAGCTCTGCAAGCTCTCTGACACATATCAAATATATCATATCTTCAATAACCATGACCCGTAAATTCTCAAAGATAGAAGACTCCTGAATCACAAGAGCACAAGAAACCGTTATCCACCAATATACAAAAGAGTAGAGTACACAGATGGTTcctgtggttaaccaaaattttggatttggtccctagcttttcgAAAGTACGcagatggtccctatggtttgcactttgtgatgcatttagtccccaactaaCAAATCTGAAGATTTTAGCAGGTCCAAGTTATgtactaaatgtgttacaaagtgcaaaccacagggaccatccatgaacttttgaaaagctaggaaccaaatccaaaattttggtcaacctcagggaccatccgtgtactttactctataCAAAACATGCAGGAGAGTTCTAGCTGGGTATAAGTTGTAACTTGTAATGGTACCTCTTGGCTAAACTTGAGAAATGCACATAGTCGGTCTCTAAGTTCGGGCATCTTTCCACCGTAATCTATCATTATTACCGGTCTCATCCCCGTGCATAATGCCAGAATATCTGTCCAAACATACATTAAAAATCATGCTCAAATATCCCGACGTTTACCAGTAAAACTACATAGAAATAACACATTGTATATCATGAATATTCAAAATTTACCACACGCATTTGCAAGAACGGAGATAAACATAAATATAGCAATAAGAGTTATGTTTTATCGATCACAAAATTTTCATTTCTAGCAACTTCTAGAAGAATccacctgctaccaggaacagtgccaattgccaaagcaccttaccgtttggcacccgcagaaatgcagaaactaaagaagcaattagatgaattgttggcgaaaggattcatacagccaagttcatcgccgtggggagcaccgattttattcgttaagaagaaagacggatcaatgcgtatgtgcattgactaccgtgaattgaacaaagtcacgattaagaatcggtaccccttaccaagaatcgatgatctgttcgatcaattgcaaggagctcgttttttctcaaaaatcgatttacgatcaggatatcatcaattaaagatacaggaagaggacattcctaagaccgcatttagaacaaggtatggccattatgaatttaccatcatgccatttggtttaaccaatgccccagccgtatttatggacatgatgaagaTGTATTTAACTGTAATTATTGTATTCGGTAGTCTAAAAGGCATCTATATGTAGGGTTAGGATATAAGGTGAGGCGGGGCGGTCCGTGATGGACGTCCGGTCACGCGTGGAAAAATAACGCACACCGCCGCCACATATATGGTCACGCGTTATATTTGTAACGCGTTGAAACAATCACGCGTTGAAGATTACAAAATTCAAACGTTGGGCTGTGTTTTGACTGTTTGTTTATTCCTTTTTGACCGTTATTCAACGGTAAACttcaataaaaaaaagttaaccTTTAACCTTTTATCTATATATATCTCCATTTTAAACCATTTTACACACACCAAAACATAAACCCATTTCACACAATCtacatctttctcaaatggagttccctacggattcgacgtttccgatgtctagcgatagcgataccgagtcgtcttccgacaatgagacgctaaaatattttgtgtcggtgtataacgaactTGATACTAGttcgtcccgcccaaagaagaagatggtagaccatgatcgtatacgtgccaacAAAGTgttgatgaacgattattttgtggagaatccgctctacaatgccgaaacgtttagagatcggtttcgtttacccaaagaatcatttttaaagattgttggagacatcgaagcaagcgaggaatggtttcaagaacgttacgatgcgaggggcaaaccaagtttcacgctgatacaaaaatgcacgtccgccattcgccaactagcgacaggtaaccctcccgatcaatatgatgaatacctagctatgtcggccagaacttcacgtgaatgtttgcaatttttttgcaacgcggtcattaagttgtatggtaaagagtttttacgtaaaccgacgagccacgacatctcacgtatttgcgccgcacatgaggctagatggcattttcccgggatgctcggtagcatcgattgtacacatatcgagtagaaaaattgtccaagagagttgcgaggggcgtatgttaggggtgacatcaaaagaccaaccatcatactagaatcggtggcgtcgaatgatttatggatttggcattcgtatttcggtgttccaggttcaaacaacgacatcaatgtgttgcacacgtcgtcgttgtttcaaaccgtaacggatggtaccacaccttcctctcctttctatgttaacggACGACATTACAAACGAGGCTTTTTTCTTGTGGATGGCATCTACCCGtcatggtctgtttttgtgaaagctccttcacttcctgtcgaggctaaagaaatcgtgttcaaaaaattgcaagaatcggcaagaaaagatgttgagagggcatttggtgttttaaagggtagatggggtatactacaccgaccggttcgtgCATTGAACAAGAaagcaa contains the following coding sequences:
- the LOC110890801 gene encoding uncharacterized protein LOC110890801: MEAIDMSETLRVLDSSLSRTNWRLKTSSKRRLETDILALCTGMRPVIMIDYGGKMPELRDRLCAFLKFSQEESSIFENLRVMVIEDMIYLICVRELAELIKLTINKELELYFVDLEQDPPKMVTEVEKISVGAQFISLQKLFFSVFCDDATTDDVSDCRLRVNNQPSDFIDLSHFMQDTPVTVPTLNGWLLGYPVVYIFGKDHIQDAVYNLSTKSLNLFNIFVRRNSSSSKKPPQEELMSFSVPYELSIDGDKEAWAEAFLARMKVRWENCKHVWGTLRMEVNATYPQAIAL